A region from the Kiritimatiellia bacterium genome encodes:
- a CDS encoding threonylcarbamoyl-AMP synthase, translated as MRDNLHSAAGGLGVIEEAAARLRAGGLVVFPTETVYGLGADALNPRAVARVFDVKQRPRFDPLIVHIADIGWLHDLVTAFPPDARRLADRFWPGPLTFVLPRTDRIPDLVTAGLPSVAVRMPRHPLAMDLIRRVGGPVAAPSANRFGRLSPSTADDARAEVGEGVDMILDGGPCPVGIESTIVSFAGEQPILLRPGGLPIEDIESILGPLASAGHADERPQSPGRLLRHYAPRTPLELVALPPPPAARAHAGLLAPFPLPDTGGFARVEILSATGDPAEAAARLFRALRELDGAGLEKLFAIRGPEQGLWRAIHDRLQRASITPETPP; from the coding sequence ATGAGGGACAACCTCCATTCCGCAGCCGGGGGCCTAGGCGTCATCGAGGAGGCCGCGGCCCGCCTGCGGGCCGGCGGCCTCGTGGTTTTCCCCACGGAAACCGTCTACGGCCTGGGCGCCGACGCCCTGAATCCCCGGGCCGTGGCCCGCGTCTTCGACGTCAAGCAACGCCCGCGCTTCGATCCCCTCATCGTCCACATCGCGGATATCGGATGGCTTCACGACCTCGTCACGGCCTTCCCGCCGGATGCCCGGCGGCTGGCCGATCGGTTCTGGCCGGGCCCGCTGACATTCGTGCTGCCCAGGACCGACCGCATTCCCGATCTCGTCACGGCGGGCCTGCCGTCCGTGGCCGTGCGCATGCCGCGCCACCCGCTGGCCATGGACCTCATCCGCCGGGTCGGCGGCCCCGTGGCGGCGCCTAGCGCCAACCGCTTCGGCCGCTTGAGCCCTTCCACCGCGGACGACGCCCGGGCGGAAGTCGGAGAGGGCGTGGACATGATCCTCGACGGCGGCCCCTGCCCCGTCGGTATCGAGTCCACGATTGTGTCCTTCGCAGGAGAACAACCGATCCTTCTTCGGCCGGGCGGACTGCCGATCGAGGACATCGAATCGATCCTCGGCCCGCTCGCGAGTGCGGGGCACGCGGACGAGAGACCGCAAAGCCCGGGCCGCCTCCTTCGCCACTATGCGCCCCGGACGCCGCTGGAGCTGGTGGCCCTCCCGCCGCCCCCGGCGGCCCGGGCACACGCCGGCCTGCTGGCCCCTTTTCCCCTGCCGGACACCGGCGGGTTTGCCCGCGTGGAAATCCTCTCCGCTACCGGCGATCCGGCCGAGGCCGCCGCGCGGCTCTTCCGCGCCCTGCGCGAACTCGACGGCGCGGGCTTGGAGAAACTCTTCGCGATCCGCGGCCCGGAACAGGGACTCTGGCGAGCCATCCACGACCGGTTGCAGAGGGCCTCGATCACCCCGGAAACGCCCCCGTGA
- the speB gene encoding agmatinase produces MTESSHFQPAWNFLGLPDELAAPGRARAWMLPIPYEGTTSYGAGTREGPAAIIAASRQVELFDREFGCEPAMKIGVHTMNPLGLEHRSPEVMVGAIEQAVAGILTGRPRPEQLAVLGGEHSISGGVARGMKKAGLKDFVTVHVDAHADLREEYEGTPYSHACAARRIVEVSPIFQIGIRNLSEGEERFRRGNKRIRTVFSEEANAGRGWLKDLAKFVKGKKVYFTIDLDGLDPSIMPSVGTPEPGGLSWELMLDVARMVCREAKSVPVFDVVELAPIPALKGPDFLAAKLVHKIIALSLYKK; encoded by the coding sequence ATGACTGAATCGAGCCATTTCCAGCCCGCCTGGAATTTTCTGGGCCTGCCCGATGAACTCGCGGCGCCGGGTCGCGCCCGGGCCTGGATGCTGCCCATCCCCTACGAAGGCACGACCTCGTACGGCGCCGGCACCCGCGAGGGCCCGGCGGCCATCATTGCCGCGTCCCGCCAGGTGGAGCTGTTCGACCGCGAATTCGGCTGCGAACCGGCGATGAAAATCGGCGTGCACACGATGAATCCACTCGGCCTCGAGCACCGTTCGCCGGAAGTCATGGTCGGCGCCATCGAGCAAGCCGTCGCCGGCATCCTGACGGGGCGGCCCCGGCCGGAGCAATTGGCCGTGCTCGGCGGCGAGCACTCGATTTCCGGCGGCGTCGCGCGGGGCATGAAGAAGGCGGGCCTCAAGGATTTCGTCACGGTCCACGTGGACGCCCACGCCGACCTGCGGGAGGAATACGAGGGCACGCCGTACAGCCATGCCTGCGCGGCGCGGCGCATCGTCGAGGTCTCGCCGATCTTCCAGATCGGCATCCGCAATCTCTCCGAGGGCGAGGAGCGGTTCCGCCGCGGGAACAAGCGCATCCGGACCGTGTTTTCCGAGGAGGCGAACGCCGGCCGCGGCTGGCTGAAGGACCTGGCGAAGTTCGTGAAGGGGAAAAAGGTCTACTTCACCATCGACCTCGACGGGTTGGATCCCTCGATCATGCCCTCGGTCGGCACGCCGGAGCCCGGCGGCTTATCCTGGGAGCTGATGCTGGACGTGGCCCGGATGGTCTGCCGGGAAGCGAAGAGCGTGCCGGTCTTCGACGTGGTCGAACTGGCCCCGATCCCGGCCCTGAAAGGCCCGGACTTCCTCGCGGCCAAGCTCGTGCACAAGATCATCGCGTTATCCCTGTACAAGAAATGA
- a CDS encoding MFS transporter, producing MKKAMTVTSALLILLGLGGIYAWSEFVPVLREAYGYSAAQTQWVFGATIVSFTLTMIAAGRLMYRWGPRRIATAGGFLFGAGYLVSAFTLDRFWGLLAGMGLVAGAGIGFGYVAPLAMVMAWFPGRKGLAGGIAVAGFGGGAILMAEIVSVALHHDIPLPRIVGGIGLAYGLVILLAARGLHRPDGAAPATPPELHPLEFWREPYLRRLFIGMFCGTFAGLLLVGNLKPIGLAGGIGETAATLAISVFAVGNAAGRVVWGWLSDRFGRGVVPASLGFLAAVACALTGIPRHDVLFVALSLFCGFGFGACFSIYASLTAARYGAGHVAGLYPLVFLSYGIAGITGPALGGWLFDRTGRYLSALLLAAAVAAAGAAYGLVKPRAED from the coding sequence GTGAAGAAAGCAATGACCGTCACCTCCGCCCTGCTGATCCTACTCGGCCTGGGCGGCATTTACGCCTGGAGCGAGTTCGTGCCCGTCCTGCGCGAGGCGTACGGGTATTCGGCGGCCCAGACCCAGTGGGTATTCGGCGCGACGATCGTTTCGTTCACCCTGACCATGATCGCCGCCGGCCGCCTGATGTATCGTTGGGGCCCGCGCCGGATCGCCACCGCCGGCGGGTTCCTGTTCGGCGCGGGCTACCTGGTTAGCGCGTTCACCCTGGACCGGTTCTGGGGCCTGCTCGCGGGCATGGGCCTCGTCGCGGGGGCGGGCATCGGCTTCGGCTACGTGGCGCCGCTGGCCATGGTGATGGCGTGGTTCCCCGGCCGCAAGGGCCTGGCCGGCGGCATCGCCGTCGCCGGGTTCGGCGGCGGCGCGATCCTGATGGCCGAGATCGTTTCCGTCGCCCTGCACCATGACATCCCCCTGCCCCGCATCGTCGGGGGCATCGGACTCGCGTATGGCCTGGTCATCCTGCTCGCCGCCCGCGGACTGCACCGCCCGGACGGCGCCGCGCCGGCGACTCCGCCCGAATTGCATCCGCTCGAATTCTGGCGGGAGCCTTACTTGCGCAGGCTCTTCATTGGCATGTTCTGCGGCACGTTCGCCGGCCTGCTCCTGGTCGGCAATCTTAAGCCCATCGGCCTGGCCGGCGGCATCGGCGAAACCGCGGCCACGCTGGCGATCAGCGTCTTCGCCGTCGGCAACGCCGCCGGACGGGTGGTCTGGGGCTGGCTCTCGGACCGCTTCGGACGGGGCGTCGTGCCCGCATCGCTGGGCTTCCTCGCCGCCGTCGCCTGCGCCCTGACGGGAATCCCGCGGCACGACGTCCTCTTCGTCGCGCTTTCCCTGTTCTGCGGGTTCGGATTCGGCGCCTGTTTTTCCATCTACGCCTCGCTCACCGCCGCCCGCTACGGCGCCGGCCACGTCGCCGGCCTCTATCCCCTCGTCTTTCTCTCCTACGGCATCGCCGGCATCACCGGCCCGGCCCTCGGCGGATGGCTCTTCGACCGGACGGGCCGCTACCTGTCGGCCCTCCTCCTCGCCGCCGCCGTCGCCGCCGCGGGCGCGGCGTACGGCCTCGTGAAACCGCGTGCGGAGGATTGA